The window ATATTTCAAGAGCCTTAGCTATCATGGGGCGTGTCATTTTAGGTTCAATCACATCGTCAACGAATCCCATTTCAGCTGCTTTATAAGGATTTGCAAAAAGTTTTCTATATTCTTCGATCTTCTCTTCTATAAATTTCTCTGAATTCTTAGCAGATTGTATTTCTTTCCTGTAAAGTATTTTTATTGCGGCTTCAGGTCCAAGCACGGCAATTTCAGCAGAAGGCCATGCATAAACCATGTCTGCGCCCATACTTTTTGCGCACATTGCTAAGTATGAACCACCATAAGCTTTACGTAAAATTATAGTAATTTTTGGAACTGTCGCCTCAGCATAAGCATAAAGCATTTTAGAACCATGTCTAATAATGCCACCATGTTCTTGTGCAGTACCGGGCATATAACCAGGCACATCAACAAAGGTAATTATTGGTATATTGAAAGCATCGAGGAATCTGATAAATCGTGAAGCTTTATCAGATGCGTCAATATCTAGTACGCCAGCCATAAAAAGAGGCTGGTTTGCAACAATACCAACACTACGACCCCCTACCCTTGCAAAACCAACAACTATATTAGGAGCCCATTTCTCATGAACTTCAAAAAATTCGCCATTGTCAACTACGCGCTTAATAACTTCTTTAACGTCAAAAGGTTTCATGGGATCAGAGGGAACAATACTCTCAAGCTCAGTATCAATTCTATCAATAGGATCATCGCTCTCAATTCTAGGTGGATCATCCATATTATTAGATGGAATATAACTTAAAAGTCTCTTAACTAGATTAAGGGCTTTTTCATCGTTCTCAGCAACGAAATGTGCTATACCACTTTTCTCAGCATGAACGTCAGCACCACCAAGACTCTCAAAAGTAACGTCTTCTCCAGTAGCTGTTTTCACTACATCAGGCCCAGTTATAAACATGTGAGATGTTTTACGAACCATAATAACAAAATCCATCAGGGCTGGAGAATAAACAGCACCACCAGCACAAGGACCCATGATCACAGCAATCTGAGGGACAACGCCGGAAAGCCATGTATTTCTTTTAAAAATTTCACCATAAGCCTCAAGACTAACAACACCTTCCTGAATCCTTGCACCACCAGAATCGTTAAGACCAATAATAGGAATACCTAATTTGGCAGCTAAGTCCATCAACTTTATTATCTTCTTAGAATACATTTCACCCAGAGATCCACCAAAAACTGTAAAATCCTGTGAAAATATTGCAGCTAACCTTCCATCAATTTTTCCAAGACCTGTTACAACACCATCACCTAGATAACGTTTTTGAGGCATATCAAAATACGTTGACCTATGGATAACAAACATATCAGTTTCTATGAAAGTCCCTGGATCAACCAATAAATCAATGCGTTCCCTAGCAGTAAGCTTACCAGCTTCATGTTGCCTTTTAATACGTTCAATACCACCACCAAGCTTAGCCTGCTCCCTCATTCTCCTTAACTCCTCAATAAGCTCACCCATACTAGGCTTACGAGATTCCATCTCTAACACCAAATAACTAATTTACACATAAGATTTAACTTTATATATGAGCGCTCAGAAAACTTAGAGCTTTAGCTCTAGGATAAATACTGAAAACAAGTCCAATCACGCAGGAAATTCGCTTTCCAGATACCCCCATACCCTCAAAATCTTTACAGACTTGCTATTTATAGAGAACATCAGTGATCGTCGCCGCTCTTTTTCTCATCATTCAGCTCGTAGTCGTACCGCCTGGCTATGTTGATGAATGCTTTGTACGGTAGCCTGTACACGTATCTGGGTTCTGAGTTGAGTAGGAATACATAGCGAATTGTTGTTTTCATTCCTACTTAACTCTTCCCCCTCAATTAGCTCATTGGGGGCTCTTTTGGGAAACCCCATTCACTAGACCTCTTCCTAGGATTCCTTAAGTCGCCTCTTTGAGAGTGTAAAGCCTCTTCATCAAGAAGATATTATGGCTTATGTCTATTTAAGTCTATCTATTTTGAAACTGTTTTTTAAGGCTAAGAGGCAGCGTTTAGCTGCCTTTGTCAGTATTTTCAGAGCAGATAGGTTTAAATATGGTTTGCTCATACGTTTTAGTGTCCCCTCTACTCTGGAAGCATGACTTCCTATGAGGATGGGTGGGCTGGGGTTGACCTTCAGATGTGGGGATGTCGGGTTCACCCCGAAAGCCCTCGATGAGCTAATCGAGAGGGAAGAGTTGAGTAGAGGTGATAAAACACTATGAATCTCTACTTAACTCAGAACCCAACACACCAGAAGAAAGCCCTCAGCATGAGAGGGGTTAAATCACCGGCAAATCCCGCGAACCTGGTCTGTAAATAGCAAAAATTGAAAAAGCTATAAATCTTAATCCATAATGTTTTGATTAGAGAGCAATTTACTATTTTGAAATTGAAAATCTGAGGATCAAATTATTCATTAAAGAACTTATAATCATCAATTAAAATGATCCTGTTTTTTAGTGCTCCTTTCCATCCTGTCTTGTTTATTATTTGTTTAAATTCTTCTGGAGTGTAAGGTTTTGGTTCGAAACCTGGTTTTTCTTCGTTTTTAAAGAGTTCATATCTATCTAAAAATCTTACATTGTTGAATGCTTCGCTTACTATTAGTATGTCAACATCGCTCCATAAATTGAAATCTCCTCTAACATAACTTCCATAAAGTACTATAGTAACTTTTCCTAATTTTTTCTTAACTTTTTTAGCAAAAGCTCTAACGCTCTTGATTACGTTATTTCTTTGCCTTTTCCTTTCTTTTAAGATTTTCTCCAATACTCTTCACCCAATCTAATATCTTTTCAGCGCATTCAATAGCCTTTCTTTTATCTTCTTCAGTGTAATAAACATAGGGTGTGGAGCCTGGTAGAGCGTCTGGATATCTAGTTGTAATATAAAGCCTTCCTAAATACATCGCGGACTCTAGAATATCTTTTTCTACGTTTATTTCTGTTTTTTTGATTAAGACCAGCATATCATGCCCAAAATAATCTTTTCCAAGAAGTATTAGAAGACCTTTTATTGCCAGTTGTGCTGATTGTTCGGCCTTAAAACATGACCAGTTGTTATCTATTTCTCTCTTTGCACTCTCCAATGTTTTTTCGGCAGATTCTAACCATCTTAAATATTCTTCCCAATCTAACATATTTTAATTATTCCGTAGAGATTTTTAAAGTTATTATGATTTAACACTCTCCTCCGCTAAAGTCAAGATGTTCTTGCTTCTAAGATTCTCGTTAGTCTATCCCCTTACCTTCTCCTTTTAAGCGTCTATGAACTTCTTCTGACATTCACTATACTTTAGCCTTTTATAAGTGAACTCGGTTTGACGGAAATTCTAATACTATCACTATAGAACTTGTATAATTGTGGATTAAGCTGTATGAAGAACTTTCTGACAATAGGTTTTTCACTTTCGCTGTGTCTCTTCCTCCAATTCTTCAAGGATCGCTAAGGTTATCTTACATGCTGAGTGGCAGAAAATCGACCCTTGTTAATGGCTTCCTAGAGACGCTCTCCGAAGAATTCCTATGTTTAATATGTCTGATGCTAATGTCAGTCGAAGATATTTTATTGTGTCTGCTAAAATATTGAACGAGACATCCCACCGTCCACAGTGATGATGGAGCCGTTTATGAAGGATGCAGCATCTGATGTTAAGAATAGTACAACGTCTGCTAATTCTCGTGGGGAACCAAAACGATTTAATGATGCTAAGGATGCTATCTCTTTTTTAATGCTTCTTTTAGATTTTTTCTCTTTTTGAGCAAGACGTTCTATGAGTCTTTTTGCTCCTTCTGTCATAAAAGAACCTGGTAGTATAGCATTAACAAGAATTCCTTTTGAGCCTAATTCTCTTGCTAATAATTTTGCTAACGGGAGTATCGATATACGAGTAACATCTGCAAGAGCTAGTACAGGCATGGGCTCTTTTATACTAACAGATCCAAGGAAAATAATCCTACCATAACCTTGTTTAATCATGTAAGGAGCAATCTCTAACGTTAACCATACAGGACTTAATGTGTAAAGCTTCACGGCATACTCCCAGTCTAATGGAGATGTCTCAAAAAACGTTGCAGGTTCATTATCAGGATTTCCGGAATTGTACACAAAAATGTCGATGCCACCTAAAAGTTCTACAGTTTTCGAAACTAATCTTTTTACATCATCATAAACAGTCAAATCACAGGGAATACCGTACGCATTTAGTGAACTCTTTCCCTTAGTTAAACGTTTTAACGCTCTAGACACATGTTCAGGATTTCTTGATGATATAACTATTTTAGCTCCCTCCTCAAAAAATCTTTTAGCAATAGCATAACCAATACCACTCGTAGATGCCGTAATTAATACCTTTTTATCCTTAAACATTAATCTCATAATATTTCCTTATAATGTAACTCATCTAAGGCTTAAGTATTTTATCATAAAATGAGCACCAAGAATCTAGAACTTTGTGGGATGAGTCAGTGAAATTTAAAATAAGATTTTGTTAAGAATATCTCCTTATAGGAAAACATGTACAAACATAGTCCATGGAGTAACAATCCCTATAGTATGAAAATGTTGTGAACCTCTTAACAATGAATAAGCTTAAGTATTGGGGGTGATACTTAGTATTAGGGGTGATACTTATCCTCTTTGATTTAAGGGTTCTGAACTAAGTATGGATATGTATGGAATCCATACTTAGTCCTTGAGCCTCAACGCTCTCGTCCTCCTCTGGGTTCATTGGAGGGCTCATCGAGCTCTGCTCCCTTCGGGGTGAACCCATGAATCCCCACATCCTAAGGAACGTTTTCCAAACGTTTATTGATGCATTCTTCTGCCTATCGATTATAAAACCGCATTTTGGGCACTCGAAGACTGCTCCCCTTAGGTCTTTATTATAATACCCGCATCTGGAGCAGGTCTTAGATGTACCATAAGCCTTAACAAATACTGTTGTGTGTCCATTCCATGCAGACTTATATTCTACGTACTTTTGGAGCTTAATGTAGTCGTGTTTGCTATTCTGCCTATTCATGCTCCTACTCTTTGTCCTAGCTATTCTTTCCTTGAAATTTTTTAAATCCTCGAACACATTTGTCCTATCCGATAACTGTTTTGCAAGTTTATGTAATGCATCGTTAACCCTGTTTCTCTCTCTTGAACCGTACTTCTTCAGGAGCTTCTTCCTCGTTTTTCCGGGTAGCTTCTGGATAATCCTTCTCTTCAGCTCGTACGTTCTATGAATTGTGTAGATTTCCTTCAGGCTTATCGAGTAATGCTTTTCACCATTAAAACCGTCCAAAGTTAAGAGGTTTACGTCCCATGCTATTGGGTCTTTAATCTTTAGCTCCACCTCTTTTCTAACAGTAACTGTAAGCTTGTCCTGTTTAAGTATGAGTTCGCCAAATTCTAAGCCATTTATTTTATCCCAACACCACGTCTTTCTCAAATCTATAGTTATACTCTCTTCGTAAGGTCTTACTGAAATCCTGAGAATTCCATCCCTGTAACTGTAAAGAGTTTCCTTAACTCTAACGAACTTCCTCCTCAGTTCAGGCCTACTTCTTCCAGCCCGCCCACGAAGGTACCTCTTCCTCCACGATTCAAGCACGGAATAAGCCTGTTTTATCGCGGAGTCCACGTAATGCTTAGAGTAAGCCCACCCCTCAAGATACTTATCTCTAAGCTCTTTTCTAAAAGTCTTATCTTTCCTCAGAAATGGTATAAGCCTCTTCCCATTCCTATTCCATGCAATGTTCCTCCATAAGTCATCCAGGATAGCGTTTAAGATGCGCATGTAATCCTCTATGAGCTCGTTCACCTCAAGGTTATGCGGTATCGAGTACGCTTTAACCAACAAGCTTCCTGACACCTTCAACAACCTCCCTATACTTACGGCTCCTCATTCCATAGAGCCTTCCAGCGAAATGAGCAACTATGGTGATCAAGTCCTCCACAAGCTCTTCATGAGGTGCCTTCCCTTCATGGTTTATCACTTCTATTTCTGTTCCGAAAACTATGAACATTTTCTTTAAAGTTTCAAAACCAAATCTTGTGAGCCTGTCTTCGTAAGCGATTATCAGCTTGGATATTTTCCTTTCTGAAACCATATTTAAGAGTTTCAGGAAGTTTTTTCTGTTTTCGTTGAGTCCAGAACCAACATCCGTTAGGATTTGAATTTCACCGTAACCTTTCTCTTTAGCGTAGCTTGAAATGAGCTGTTTCTGTCTTTCAAGGTCATCCTTTTGTGTTGAAGATGAAACCCTTGCATACCCTACAATAATTCTTTCCTCTCTTAAACCAAGGATTCGTTTTATTTCGCTCTCGGGAATCCTCCTACGTCCTCCAAGTGTTCTAACGCACCTAATCTTGCCCTGCCTATCCCATTGCTGAATGGTCCAGGTGGTGACTCCAAGAAGCTTCTTCGCCTCCTTGATCGTATAGAGCTTTTCGGGCATCAATATTCTTCTATACCCACCAATATTTAAACATATCTATTTTGAAACTGCTGAAAGAAGCGTGCAAATTATGGGCATGCAAGTTGAGTTTGATTGGAGTGAGAAGGGGCTTCTTCTCTCTTCCCTACTCAATTCTATAAATGAGTGGATGGAAGAGGAAAACAGGTACCTAGTAATAGCTATTGATGAAGCTCAGTTGCTTAGAAACATGAAGGGAGGAAAGGGGAGAATAGATTTTAGAGAGGTCATAGCCTACAGTTATGATAACTTGACACGTGTAAAGTTTCTACTCACAGGATCTGAGATAGGATTGCTCACAGATTTTATTGGGACGGAGGATTATGAAAGTCCACTCTATGGAAGAGGCAGGGGAGAGTTAGTACTAGAGAGGTTTAATGAAAATAAATCTATTGCTTATTTGAATGCAGGTTTCAATGAGTATGGGATAAACGTCAATATTGACATGGTTGAGAAAATTGTGGATAAGCTAGATGGTATAGTTGGATGGCTTACCTTAATTGGTAATACTTCAGTTAGAATGAAAAAACTTGATAATGAAGTTATAGAATCTGTTATTGATATGGCTAAGGGTATGGTTAAAAATGAAATTCAAAAACTTTTACAAACATCAAGATACTACAGACTTATACTTAAATCCATTGCTAGAGGTAGTATTCACTGGAAAGATATTAAAATGGATGTTGAATCGTGGATAAATAGTCCAATTACAAACAGCCAAATATCTAGGGCATTAGAAACGCTGCTTAAACTTAGTATTATTGAAAAAAGGGCTGAAGGATACTTTATCGTTGACCCAATAGTTAGAGAATTCTCGAAGGAACTCTGACCACATGTTAAAAGAAATATATCCCTGAGTATATATGTTTGTGGTATAAATGAGACTAGTCGTAGCTGGATTTATAACAATTGATGAAATAATCCTGCAAGAGAAGAGATTTACATCATTAGGTGGTTCACCAAGTTATGCAGGTTTCGCAGCAACAATTTTTAATGCAAATGTGAAAGCAGTATCTCGCATAGGTTATGATTTTCCTAAAGAATATTTAAGTATATTTTTTGAAAAAAATATTAGCTTAGGAAAAAATTATAAATCTTACATAACACGAACAACGAGGTTTAGAATCAAAATCATTAACAATGAAAGAGAACTTAAGTTGCTATATAGATGTGATGAACCAGATGTAAATGAACTTTCAGTAGATGCTGATGCTCTAATACTTAATTCAGTTACTGGAGAGCTTAAGTTCAATAGTGTAAAGAATTTTATTACAAATTTTCCAGTAAAATACCTTGATCCCCAAGGATATCTCAGAACCTTTACTGGTGATGGAATAGTTGAACTAAAACGCCCAAATGATGTATCTTTCATTAAATATTTTGACATAATAAAAGTTGACATGGAGGAAGCGTCAGTATTAACGGATACAAAGAATCCAATAGAGGCTGCAAGTAAAATATCAACCTACGGAAACAACATAGTGCTTTTAACAATGGGAGAAAACGGTGTTATAATAATGAAAAAGAATGATGCATATTCCATACCTGTACCGAACATTAACATAACAGAAAGTACAGGTATGGGTGACATTTTAGGAGGTATAATGATAACAGAGTATGTCAAGAGTGGTGACGCACTGTGGGCGACAGCGCTAGGGGTGGCAGGCTCATCATTAGCAGGTTCCAGTAAACTAAATGGTATAAACAAGATCATAAACCTAAATCAAAATGATATAATAGATTTAGCACAGGATATATACGAAAAATATAAAAAACTATGATTTTTTCACTTTTCTTTTCTCTCTGACGAGTATAGGTCTTTCGATTCTTTTTGAATAAATATAAAACGAAACTGGGATAATAATCATCGGAACAAACCACATGATACCAAATTGTACTATATTAGGTAGGTCTCCTAATCGTTCAAGCAAATATGATGTGTAAGGAAGTGCAGGCTTGATAGAATATATTATATTTTCGCCATAGAACACTGGAACCATGTAAAACAGTTCTACAGGAACAAATAAAATAAGAAGACCCATGATCACATGTTTACGATCTAGTTTATTGGAAGCTCTTAACAATGTTACATAAACGTACCATGAAAATCCAAAGGTTATCAAAGAAGTTAAGGATCCAATCAATACTATAAGCGTAAAACTGTATCCATAATATTTAATCAAATATACAGGAGTAATAAGATACACTAAAGCTAAGTATGCTATTACTGTAGCGAATAAAAAACGCACGTTATCACGCTTTTTAGTACTCTGTACTCTCATCGATCCTCATATTTCTTAAACAAGCTAGGTTAAAATATTTTTGTATTCTATTTATGTAAGATGTGGCCCCAAACAATAGAAATCGCAAAAATAATCTTGACGCTCATAATCCTAATACTAACATCATATATGGATTTACGCACAAGAGAAGTTGATGACAAAATCTGGATTATATATGGTTCCATAGGAGGTTTTCTCACAGTCATAGAACTCATGTTAGGACAACTCTCAATACTACAAGTATTAATATCAATAGGTACTGGGATCATGTTAGGTTTG is drawn from Thermoprotei archaeon and contains these coding sequences:
- a CDS encoding acyl-CoA carboxylase subunit beta; its protein translation is MESRKPSMGELIEELRRMREQAKLGGGIERIKRQHEAGKLTARERIDLLVDPGTFIETDMFVIHRSTYFDMPQKRYLGDGVVTGLGKIDGRLAAIFSQDFTVFGGSLGEMYSKKIIKLMDLAAKLGIPIIGLNDSGGARIQEGVVSLEAYGEIFKRNTWLSGVVPQIAVIMGPCAGGAVYSPALMDFVIMVRKTSHMFITGPDVVKTATGEDVTFESLGGADVHAEKSGIAHFVAENDEKALNLVKRLLSYIPSNNMDDPPRIESDDPIDRIDTELESIVPSDPMKPFDVKEVIKRVVDNGEFFEVHEKWAPNIVVGFARVGGRSVGIVANQPLFMAGVLDIDASDKASRFIRFLDAFNIPIITFVDVPGYMPGTAQEHGGIIRHGSKMLYAYAEATVPKITIILRKAYGGSYLAMCAKSMGADMVYAWPSAEIAVLGPEAAIKILYRKEIQSAKNSEKFIEEKIEEYRKLFANPYKAAEMGFVDDVIEPKMTRPMIAKALEILDTKREDRLPKKHGIIPS
- a CDS encoding nucleotidyltransferase domain-containing protein; its protein translation is MEKILKERKRQRNNVIKSVRAFAKKVKKKLGKVTIVLYGSYVRGDFNLWSDVDILIVSEAFNNVRFLDRYELFKNEEKPGFEPKPYTPEEFKQIINKTGWKGALKNRIILIDDYKFFNE
- a CDS encoding HEPN domain-containing protein, giving the protein MLDWEEYLRWLESAEKTLESAKREIDNNWSCFKAEQSAQLAIKGLLILLGKDYFGHDMLVLIKKTEINVEKDILESAMYLGRLYITTRYPDALPGSTPYVYYTEEDKRKAIECAEKILDWVKSIGENLKRKEKAKK
- a CDS encoding SDR family oxidoreductase is translated as MRLMFKDKKVLITASTSGIGYAIAKRFFEEGAKIVISSRNPEHVSRALKRLTKGKSSLNAYGIPCDLTVYDDVKRLVSKTVELLGGIDIFVYNSGNPDNEPATFFETSPLDWEYAVKLYTLSPVWLTLEIAPYMIKQGYGRIIFLGSVSIKEPMPVLALADVTRISILPLAKLLARELGSKGILVNAILPGSFMTEGAKRLIERLAQKEKKSKRSIKKEIASLASLNRFGSPRELADVVLFLTSDAASFINGSIITVDGGMSRSIF
- a CDS encoding transposase; this translates as MSGSLLVKAYSIPHNLEVNELIEDYMRILNAILDDLWRNIAWNRNGKRLIPFLRKDKTFRKELRDKYLEGWAYSKHYVDSAIKQAYSVLESWRKRYLRGRAGRSRPELRRKFVRVKETLYSYRDGILRISVRPYEESITIDLRKTWCWDKINGLEFGELILKQDKLTVTVRKEVELKIKDPIAWDVNLLTLDGFNGEKHYSISLKEIYTIHRTYELKRRIIQKLPGKTRKKLLKKYGSRERNRVNDALHKLAKQLSDRTNVFEDLKNFKERIARTKSRSMNRQNSKHDYIKLQKYVEYKSAWNGHTTVFVKAYGTSKTCSRCGYYNKDLRGAVFECPKCGFIIDRQKNASINVWKTFLRMWGFMGSPRREQSSMSPPMNPEEDESVEAQGLSMDSIHIHT
- a CDS encoding IS607 family transposase, whose amino-acid sequence is MLMPEKLYTIKEAKKLLGVTTWTIQQWDRQGKIRCVRTLGGRRRIPESEIKRILGLREERIIVGYARVSSSTQKDDLERQKQLISSYAKEKGYGEIQILTDVGSGLNENRKNFLKLLNMVSERKISKLIIAYEDRLTRFGFETLKKMFIVFGTEIEVINHEGKAPHEELVEDLITIVAHFAGRLYGMRSRKYREVVEGVRKLVG
- a CDS encoding ATP-binding protein, which codes for MGMQVEFDWSEKGLLLSSLLNSINEWMEEENRYLVIAIDEAQLLRNMKGGKGRIDFREVIAYSYDNLTRVKFLLTGSEIGLLTDFIGTEDYESPLYGRGRGELVLERFNENKSIAYLNAGFNEYGINVNIDMVEKIVDKLDGIVGWLTLIGNTSVRMKKLDNEVIESVIDMAKGMVKNEIQKLLQTSRYYRLILKSIARGSIHWKDIKMDVESWINSPITNSQISRALETLLKLSIIEKRAEGYFIVDPIVREFSKEL
- a CDS encoding PfkB family carbohydrate kinase, translated to MRLVVAGFITIDEIILQEKRFTSLGGSPSYAGFAATIFNANVKAVSRIGYDFPKEYLSIFFEKNISLGKNYKSYITRTTRFRIKIINNERELKLLYRCDEPDVNELSVDADALILNSVTGELKFNSVKNFITNFPVKYLDPQGYLRTFTGDGIVELKRPNDVSFIKYFDIIKVDMEEASVLTDTKNPIEAASKISTYGNNIVLLTMGENGVIIMKKNDAYSIPVPNINITESTGMGDILGGIMITEYVKSGDALWATALGVAGSSLAGSSKLNGINKIINLNQNDIIDLAQDIYEKYKKL